A single Tenacibaculum sp. Bg11-29 DNA region contains:
- the cobC gene encoding alpha-ribazole phosphatase, with translation MEIILVRHTTPNIEKGICYGQADLGVVDTFTEEIKPILKTIKVNDANTAYYSSPLQRCKLLAEKLSDTIIFDDRLKELDFGDWELQKWDDINKPELDVWMNDFVNVTVTNGESYIDLHTRTVQFLNELKPLKKKQVVIVTHAGVIRSLWAYINKTPLDKSFDLKLNYGAIIKFTL, from the coding sequence ATGGAAATTATTTTAGTTAGACATACAACTCCGAATATTGAAAAAGGTATTTGCTACGGACAGGCCGATCTTGGTGTTGTTGATACTTTTACAGAAGAAATTAAACCGATATTAAAAACGATTAAAGTTAATGATGCTAATACCGCTTATTATTCAAGTCCGTTACAACGTTGTAAACTCTTAGCTGAAAAACTTTCTGACACTATTATTTTTGATGATCGTTTAAAAGAACTCGATTTTGGTGATTGGGAGCTGCAAAAATGGGACGATATTAACAAACCTGAATTGGATGTTTGGATGAATGATTTTGTAAACGTTACTGTTACTAATGGAGAGTCTTATATCGATTTACATACCAGAACTGTTCAGTTTTTAAACGAGCTTAAACCCCTGAAAAAAAAGCAAGTTGTTATTGTTACCCATGCTGGTGTTATTAGAAGTTTGTGGGCATATATAAACAAAACACCTTTAGATAAGTCTTTCGATTTAAAACTAAATTACGGGGCTATCATAAAATTTACACTATAA
- a CDS encoding ABC transporter substrate-binding protein — protein sequence MKHFILLIIISLFLIQCKNSENKNITTIVDTLSPIKYAKGFDIITKNGEKKLIIKKVFQNSKKQFEFTLTNKTNIAKNEIKVPVNELVVTSTTHIPMLELLNSEDKLVGFPHTKYISSKRTRKRIEENKIVELGSEQSMNTEILMGLQPELVIGFSLHPNSKLYENIKKAAIPVIFNGDWLEETPLGRAEWIKLFGVLLNKEKEADSIFKSIEKNYIEATKIAKSTTKKPATVISGSMFKDIWNVPAGESFMATYLKDANLNYLWKETKGTGSLQLSFESVLDKGKSADYWIGCGLYETKEQLKSANKLYKEFDALNNGNIYTMGTKKGATGGLLFFELAPIRPDLVLKDFIKITHPKLLPNYELTFFEKMK from the coding sequence ATGAAACATTTTATATTACTTATTATAATCTCTCTGTTTTTAATTCAATGTAAAAACAGTGAAAATAAAAATATAACAACAATTGTTGATACCCTTAGCCCTATTAAATACGCAAAGGGTTTTGATATTATTACTAAAAATGGTGAGAAAAAATTAATCATCAAAAAAGTATTTCAAAACTCTAAAAAGCAATTTGAATTTACATTAACTAATAAAACGAACATTGCTAAAAACGAAATTAAAGTTCCTGTAAACGAATTGGTTGTTACAAGTACCACACACATACCAATGTTAGAACTTTTAAATAGTGAAGATAAATTAGTTGGTTTTCCGCACACAAAATATATTTCATCTAAAAGAACCAGAAAAAGGATTGAAGAAAACAAAATAGTAGAACTTGGATCGGAACAAAGCATGAATACCGAAATTTTAATGGGTTTACAGCCCGAGTTAGTAATTGGTTTTTCATTACACCCAAACAGCAAACTATACGAAAACATAAAAAAAGCTGCGATTCCTGTTATATTTAATGGTGATTGGCTAGAGGAAACGCCTTTAGGAAGAGCGGAATGGATTAAACTTTTTGGCGTACTTCTAAACAAAGAAAAAGAAGCTGATAGCATTTTTAAAAGTATTGAAAAAAACTATATAGAAGCTACTAAAATAGCTAAAAGCACTACAAAAAAACCTGCTACTGTTATATCTGGTAGTATGTTTAAAGATATTTGGAATGTACCTGCCGGTGAAAGTTTTATGGCTACTTATTTAAAAGATGCTAACCTTAATTATTTATGGAAAGAAACAAAAGGAACTGGTAGCTTACAGTTAAGTTTCGAGAGTGTTTTAGATAAAGGAAAAAGCGCTGATTATTGGATTGGTTGCGGTTTGTACGAAACTAAAGAGCAATTAAAAAGTGCTAACAAACTTTATAAGGAGTTTGATGCTTTAAATAATGGGAACATATATACTATGGGAACAAAAAAAGGAGCTACTGGCGGACTTTTATTTTTTGAATTGGCTCCTATTAGGCCCGATTTAGTATTAAAAGATTTTATTAAAATTACACATCCTAAATTGTTACCAAATTATGAGTTAACCTTTTTTGAGAAGATGAAGTAG